The following are from one region of the Ornithorhynchus anatinus isolate Pmale09 chromosome 20, mOrnAna1.pri.v4, whole genome shotgun sequence genome:
- the C20H11orf87 gene encoding uncharacterized protein C11orf87 homolog — protein MSAKALKELRLPLPPCLFNRTLVSPRGGGGGGGGGEDHGGGGGGTCITQVGQQLFQSFSSTLVLIVLVTLIFCLLVLSLSTFHIHKRRMKKRKMQRAQEEYERDHCNGGGHGGGGGGGGGDGSGLRAPGSVSRVGRESRLEKPPQDSGFCASSRSSSSSRSSSSSGTQHPGPRPLPAAAAAHPSSTCLDLAGQGPLQTVVLS, from the exons ATGAGTGCCAAGGCGTTGAAGGAGCTGAGGCTACCTCTGCCGCCTTGTCTCTTCAACCGGACCTtggtctctccca gaggaggaggaggaggaggaggaggaggggaagaccacggcggcggcggcggcgggacctGCATCACCCAAGTAGGACAGCAGCTCTTCCAGTCCTTCTCCTCCACGCTGGTCCTCATCGTCCTGGTCACCCTCATCTTCTGCCTGCTCGTcctgtccctctccaccttccacaTCCACAAGCGGAGGATGAAGAAGCGGAAGATGCAGAGGGCCCAGGAGGAATACGAACGGGATCACTGCAACGGCGGCggccacggcggcggcggcggcggcggcggcggcgacgggagCGGCCTGAGGGCTCCCGGTTCCGTCTCCCGGGTTGGGAGAGAAAGCCGGCTGGAAAAACCACCCCAGGACTCTGGTTTCTGCGCCTcctcccggtcctcctcctcctcccggtcctcctcctcctccggcacgCAGCATCCCGGGCCTCGTCcccttcccgccgccgccgccgcccaccctTCGTCCACCTGTTTGGACCTAGCCGGCCAGGGGCCCTTGCAGACGGTGGTGTTGTCCTGA